The Flavobacterium sp. CBA20B-1 genome includes the window ATAACTTTATAAACCCTATACTTTCTGATAACCTCAATTCAGGAGGTGATATTGATTTAGCCAATGTCCTAAATATTTCACCTATGGTATTATATGATGCCACTTATATTGAATTTGATTTTGTGCCTATAACCAATCAAATTACTTTTAATTATATACTCGCTTCAGAGGAGTATGGCGATGGATATGAGTGCAGTTTTACTGATGCATTTGCTTTGTTGTTAAAGAAAGTAGGAGATCCTACATATACCAACTTGGCTGTTTTGCCCAATTCAGGAGGAGTTGTGAGTACATCTAATATTCATCCGGCTGTGACAGGATCAGCAGGCTCTTGCGGAGCTGTAAACCAACAATATTTTGGAGGATACAATACCACAAATTCGGATATTAATTTTCAAGGAAGAACCATTCCATTGACTGCAACAGCAACTGTTATTCCTGGAGAAACCTATCATTTTAAAATGGTAATTGCAGATTATGCAGACGAAAAGTACGATACAGCTGTTTTTTTAGAAGCTGGCTCTTTTGATATTGGTGTAAAGATTACAGATACATCAGGGAATATTTTGCCATCAAATATAAAAAAGTGTGAAGCCACGCAAATAATTAAAGCTAGTGTTTTGGCTACAAACGCAACCTATAAATGGTTTCTTAATAATGTGCAAATTCCTGGTGCAATTTCAGATTCATACACAGTAACACAAACGGGTACTTATTCAGTAGAAGTAACAATACCTTCTAGCACATGTGTGAGCACAGCAAGCATTACGGTTGATAACGGTACTGTACCACCACTTGATCTTACTGATATTAATGGAACCATTTTGCCAAGTAATTTGGTGCTTTGTGAAACTGTAAATACCACATTAAAAGCTACAACTTCTGCAGTAAATCCAACTTATCAATGGTATTTTAATAATACAATTATTTCAGGAGCTACACAAAGCACCTATACTGCCACTCAAATTGGAAATTATTCCGTAAAAGTAGCATCTAGCAATTTTGATTGCCCAGCAACAGCTGCGGTAGATGTAAACATAACTACACTTGTACTAAATACGCCAGTAACTTTACAAGGCTGTTCTCCAACAAATACAGCTGTTTATAATCTTACAAATGCAGAAACATCTATCTCAACCCTTTCGGGAGTTACTTATTCTTACTACGAAAATTTAGCTGATGCACAGGCTATAAATGCCAATACTATTGCGGTACCAACAGCTTATAGCTCTGTTTCAAAAACAGTTTATGCCGTTGCAAGTTGGGGGCCATGTTCGAAAATAGCTGCTATAGATTTACAAACAGTACTTTCACCAACAATTATTAATCAACCCGTTAATCAAATTGTTTGTTTAAATAATAATGCAACAATAAATGTAAATGCAGTAAATGGAGTAGGTTATCAATGGCAGGTAGATACCGGTAGTGGTTTTACTAATTTATCAAATAATACTGAATATTCTGGGGTTACCACAAATAGTCTTACTATTTCAAACGTTACCAATAGTTTAAATGGCTATACATATAAAGTAATAGTAAAAAGTAATTGTTTAAATGATTTGGCATCAAACGCAGTTACGCTAACAGTACCTCAAGTTAGAGGAAGTTTAACACAAAACAATGTGTTGTGCTTTGGTGAGAGCAATGGTAGTGCAACTGTTTCTGGTAATGGAGGATCAGCACCATACAGTTACTTATGGTCAAACAATGCTACAACAGCAGCAATATCTGGCTTAAGTGCCGGAACATATAGTGTTGTAATCACAGATGCAAATGGTTGTTTTGGAACAGAAACAGTTGTTATTTCGCAACCTACAGCACTTACCAATGTTGTAAACGTTAAAAACTTAAGTTGCAACAACGCAAATGATGGAACAATTGAGGTAATTCCAAGTGGTGGTACTCAACCATACACTTATACATGGTCGCACAATAATGCAACAACACCAAAAGTAATAGGTTTAGCAGCAGGTACTTATACTGTGACCGTAAAAGATGCTAATAATTGTGTGAAAGTAGAAAATATAACAATCACACAACCAGAGATTTTATCTGCAACTGCAATAGCTAAGAATGTTAATTGTTTTGGAACAGCAACTGGTGAGGCTACAATAAATGTTTCTGGAGGAACTGCACCTTACACTTACCTGTGGAGTAATGGAGGTAACACAGCAAATATTTCTAATATAAGTAAAGGCAATTATACCGTTTTAGTTACGGATGCAAATGGCTGTTCTTTAACAAAGGCTGTGACCATAACAGAGCCTAATGTTTTAAAAGTAGCTATTACCCAAACGAAAGCTGGTTGTAACGGAGCCCTAACCAACTCCGTAATAGCTATGCCAACAGGTGGTACACAACCATATACCTATTCTTGGTCAAATGGTGCAACCACTTCGACTGTTGATGATTTAGTGTCCGGCAATTATACTTTAACGGTATCAGATGCAAATGGTTGTACGGTGACCGAAAGTGTAACCGTGGTGCCAAACGTAGGATTATCTTTAAATTTTAGTAAAAAAAATGTGTCGTGTAATGGACTTGCTGATGGAAATATTACTGCAACTATCGTTGGTGGTAGAGCTCCTTTTACCTATAATTGGTCAAATGGAGCAACAACAGCATCAATTAGTAATCTATCGGCCGGAACCTATTCTTTAACCATAACAGATGATTATGGTTGTACGTTTACTGAGAGTATTACGATTGATCAACCAGATGTTTTAAATATTACATATCAGCAAAATAATGTACTTTGTTACGCAACTACCACAGGAAGCATTAACTTAAATGTAACGGGCGGAACACCACCTTATACCTACCAATGGTCTAATGGCAATACATCGCAAAATATAAATCAATTACCTGCGGGCTTATACAATGTGTTAGTAATCGATAGTAAAAATTGTACTGCATCACAAAATATTTATATTACACAGCCAGCTGATATTCCACAACCTGTAACCACAAATCAAGTTTTTTGTATCAATGAAAATGCCACTGTAAGTGATTTAGTCGTTACTGGAACCGATGTGAAATGGTACACAACTCCTTTTGGTGGAATACCTTTAAGCGGAACCCAACAGCTAGCTACTGGTAGTTATTACGCTTCGCAAACTATAAATGGTTGTGAAAATTATACACGAGCAGCGATAAATGTAACGATAAATACAACCAATATACCAACAGGTTTAAGTGTTCAAGAATTTTGTGAACCTTATACACCGACTGTTGCGGATTTGAATGTAAACGGTCAAAATATCAAATGGTATGATAAAGCAACAAATGGTGCGCCTTTATCTGCAACCACAAGTTTAGTTAATGGAACAACTTATTATGCCACCCAAACAGTTAATGGTTGTGAAAGTGCCAACCGCTTTGCGGTGGTAGTAAACATTTACCCGAGTAATCCTATCACAACAACAAGCCTTGTCATTTGCAACACCGCATTGATTCAAAATATCTCAATCGATAACTTCAGTAGCTCGCAATTAAAATGGTACAGCAGTTTAACAAGTACACAAACATTACCAAGTACACATTTGCTTACAAACGGTGTTTATTATGTAAGCACATTTAATTATAACTTGTGCGAATCGGTTAGAAAACCTCTACAAATTATAACCACAGCAGGTGTAACAGTGCCAATTGTTTCCACACAACAAGTATTTTGCAACACTGCTTATGTTTCTGATTTAGTTGCAAACGGAATGCCGGGAGCAACTATTAATTGGTACAGTTCAGCACAAAGTGTTACACCTTTAGCAGCAAATACACCTTTATTAACAGGAACTTATTATGTAGAGCAAGAAATAATGCCTTGTAAATCACCAAGAATTGCTGTAGCAGTCCGTGTTTATCCTACTACAGCACCTATTATGACTGATTTT containing:
- a CDS encoding choice-of-anchor L domain-containing protein → MNLKKVKLLNDSTKKRINVQNFFWLFLFLFVINYLSLGQSLPTRINIPNSTPPVVPLGIGDFIEVNNASSAQSAFTVSQLINNVLISGGGNCTSANATNVVVSPNLPATNLNRSWGYFNKANANFPFQSGIVLSTGFARKAGNNFINPILSDNLNSGGDIDLANVLNISPMVLYDATYIEFDFVPITNQITFNYILASEEYGDGYECSFTDAFALLLKKVGDPTYTNLAVLPNSGGVVSTSNIHPAVTGSAGSCGAVNQQYFGGYNTTNSDINFQGRTIPLTATATVIPGETYHFKMVIADYADEKYDTAVFLEAGSFDIGVKITDTSGNILPSNIKKCEATQIIKASVLATNATYKWFLNNVQIPGAISDSYTVTQTGTYSVEVTIPSSTCVSTASITVDNGTVPPLDLTDINGTILPSNLVLCETVNTTLKATTSAVNPTYQWYFNNTIISGATQSTYTATQIGNYSVKVASSNFDCPATAAVDVNITTLVLNTPVTLQGCSPTNTAVYNLTNAETSISTLSGVTYSYYENLADAQAINANTIAVPTAYSSVSKTVYAVASWGPCSKIAAIDLQTVLSPTIINQPVNQIVCLNNNATINVNAVNGVGYQWQVDTGSGFTNLSNNTEYSGVTTNSLTISNVTNSLNGYTYKVIVKSNCLNDLASNAVTLTVPQVRGSLTQNNVLCFGESNGSATVSGNGGSAPYSYLWSNNATTAAISGLSAGTYSVVITDANGCFGTETVVISQPTALTNVVNVKNLSCNNANDGTIEVIPSGGTQPYTYTWSHNNATTPKVIGLAAGTYTVTVKDANNCVKVENITITQPEILSATAIAKNVNCFGTATGEATINVSGGTAPYTYLWSNGGNTANISNISKGNYTVLVTDANGCSLTKAVTITEPNVLKVAITQTKAGCNGALTNSVIAMPTGGTQPYTYSWSNGATTSTVDDLVSGNYTLTVSDANGCTVTESVTVVPNVGLSLNFSKKNVSCNGLADGNITATIVGGRAPFTYNWSNGATTASISNLSAGTYSLTITDDYGCTFTESITIDQPDVLNITYQQNNVLCYATTTGSINLNVTGGTPPYTYQWSNGNTSQNINQLPAGLYNVLVIDSKNCTASQNIYITQPADIPQPVTTNQVFCINENATVSDLVVTGTDVKWYTTPFGGIPLSGTQQLATGSYYASQTINGCENYTRAAINVTINTTNIPTGLSVQEFCEPYTPTVADLNVNGQNIKWYDKATNGAPLSATTSLVNGTTYYATQTVNGCESANRFAVVVNIYPSNPITTTSLVICNTALIQNISIDNFSSSQLKWYSSLTSTQTLPSTHLLTNGVYYVSTFNYNLCESVRKPLQIITTAGVTVPIVSTQQVFCNTAYVSDLVANGMPGATINWYSSAQSVTPLAANTPLLTGTYYVEQEIMPCKSPRIAVAVRVYPTTAPIMTDFVLCAGATVGDLYLKASTSTKYVWYVDNSSTTPLPDTYSLTTGYYYVAIDYSGCTSSRRQVHVKVNTRPNSPTGFLVQNFTNQAKVSDLIMNQPFVTWYLSYNDAINRMNPLDVSDFLEDGVTYYGVIIDENGCPSYPTAVKVGITLSVNNFDLAGLKYYPNPVENDLIVSYKHTIESVEVYNITGQRILKQLNDNETVKINFSQFSSGTYMVKLFSEEHTQFIKIIKK